One Candidatus Hydrogenedentota bacterium genomic region harbors:
- a CDS encoding YhbY family RNA-binding protein, translating to MDQLTSQQRKYLRGLANGLDAVVLVGKQGVTENLIQSVNTALEAHELVKVRFNEFKDEKDALIERIREATQSHLAGRIGHVAILYRQQTDEKKRLIKLP from the coding sequence ATGGACCAACTCACTTCCCAGCAACGGAAATACCTGCGCGGCCTGGCGAACGGCCTGGACGCGGTGGTGCTGGTGGGGAAGCAGGGGGTCACGGAGAACCTGATTCAGTCGGTTAACACGGCGCTGGAGGCGCACGAGCTGGTCAAGGTGCGTTTCAACGAGTTCAAGGACGAGAAGGACGCGCTGATCGAGCGCATCCGCGAGGCCACCCAAAGCCACCTGGCGGGCCGCATAGGCCATGTGGCCATCCTTTACCGGCAGCAGACCGACGAGAAGAAGCGGCTCATTAAACTGC
- a CDS encoding transposase — MEEFPDIVYPKNSCDASKRGRKALPHWELEGGCYSVTFRLADSLARTVLESFIQEREALANALRMKGALTSVEEQSLARAMNEKVESWLDAGRGRCYLKRPEIAAVVAHALVVFHGERHRLLAWCVMPNHVHAVVQPLEGFSLEQVTHSWKSYTAHSCNRLLGRTGAFWHRESYDHLIRNVQELEHAVEYALSNPERAGLKGWPWRGLMKEMELRPGLEPWPTPIRRY, encoded by the coding sequence ATGGAAGAGTTTCCGGACATCGTGTATCCAAAAAACAGTTGCGATGCCTCGAAACGGGGGCGTAAGGCGCTCCCGCATTGGGAACTGGAGGGGGGTTGTTACTCGGTCACATTTCGGCTGGCCGATTCGTTGGCGCGCACGGTGCTTGAAAGTTTCATTCAGGAGCGGGAGGCTCTTGCCAATGCCCTTCGCATGAAGGGCGCGCTGACCTCCGTTGAGGAGCAATCCCTGGCGCGCGCGATGAACGAGAAGGTGGAGTCCTGGCTGGACGCGGGTCGGGGGAGGTGTTATTTGAAAAGGCCTGAGATTGCCGCAGTGGTGGCGCATGCGCTGGTCGTGTTTCATGGGGAGCGGCACCGTCTTTTGGCATGGTGCGTGATGCCGAACCATGTGCATGCCGTGGTGCAGCCGCTCGAAGGGTTCTCTCTTGAACAGGTGACGCATTCTTGGAAGTCGTACACCGCGCATTCGTGCAACCGCCTGCTCGGGCGCACCGGGGCCTTCTGGCATCGGGAAAGTTATGACCACCTGATTCGAAACGTGCAGGAACTGGAGCATGCGGTTGAATATGCGCTTTCCAACCCGGAGCGTGCCGGGCTGAAGGGGTGGCCGTGGCGGGGATTGATGAAGGAAATGGAATTGCGGCCTGGCTTGGAGCCTTGGCCGACGCCTATACGGCGGTATTGA